The proteins below come from a single Ignavibacteria bacterium genomic window:
- a CDS encoding tyrosine phenol-lyase: protein MKITKRSWAEPFKIKVVEPLKMTSREDRLKAIKTAGYNTFLLKSEDVYIDLLTDSGTSAMSDYQWAGMMLGDEAYAGSKNYYNLEDNVKKYYGFKYLVPTHQGRGAEHLVSQILIKKGDFIPGNMYFTTTRLHQELAGGTFVDVIIDEAHDPDNLHPFKGNIDLKKMEKLVKEVGAKKIPYVSVAATVNMAGGQPISIQNIKELKTFCDKHRIKMWCDATRAVENAYYIKTREKGFAHNTIAEILKKFCSYFEGIWVSAKKDCLVNIGGLLATRNWKVFEEARNLVVVYEGLHTYGGLAGRDMEAMARGIEEMVELDHIKARIGQVEYIGNLLLKAKVPIVKPIGGHAIFLDAKKFLPHIQQDKFPAQTLAAEIYLDSGVRTMERGIVSAGRNKVTGDHNYPKLELVRLTFPRRVYTQAHMDVTFESIVEVFEKRKSIKGLKMIYEPKYLRFFQARFEKLK, encoded by the coding sequence ATGAAAATAACGAAGAGATCATGGGCTGAACCATTTAAAATAAAAGTTGTTGAACCACTCAAAATGACCTCACGTGAGGATAGACTTAAAGCAATTAAAACTGCGGGTTATAATACTTTTCTTCTAAAATCGGAAGATGTTTATATCGATTTATTGACCGACAGCGGAACGAGTGCTATGAGCGATTATCAGTGGGCAGGAATGATGCTCGGCGACGAAGCTTATGCTGGAAGTAAAAATTATTATAATCTAGAAGATAATGTTAAAAAATATTATGGCTTTAAATATTTAGTTCCAACACATCAAGGCAGAGGAGCTGAACACCTCGTTTCACAAATCTTAATTAAAAAAGGTGACTTCATTCCAGGGAATATGTATTTCACTACTACACGCTTGCATCAAGAATTAGCCGGCGGAACATTTGTCGATGTAATAATTGATGAAGCTCACGATCCTGATAATCTTCATCCGTTTAAAGGGAATATTGACCTAAAAAAAATGGAGAAACTTGTTAAGGAAGTCGGAGCAAAAAAAATTCCATACGTTTCTGTTGCTGCAACGGTTAACATGGCTGGCGGACAGCCGATTTCGATACAAAACATAAAAGAGTTAAAAACTTTTTGCGATAAGCACAGAATAAAAATGTGGTGCGATGCAACCCGTGCAGTTGAAAATGCATATTACATTAAAACTCGTGAAAAAGGATTTGCTCACAATACTATTGCTGAAATTCTAAAAAAGTTTTGTTCCTATTTCGAAGGGATTTGGGTTAGTGCAAAAAAAGATTGCCTAGTAAATATTGGCGGTTTACTTGCAACCCGGAACTGGAAAGTATTTGAAGAAGCAAGAAATCTTGTAGTTGTATATGAAGGTCTACACACTTATGGAGGTTTAGCTGGACGCGATATGGAAGCAATGGCTCGCGGGATAGAAGAAATGGTTGAACTTGACCATATAAAAGCAAGAATTGGTCAGGTTGAATATATCGGAAATCTTTTACTTAAAGCGAAAGTTCCTATAGTGAAACCGATAGGCGGTCATGCAATATTTTTAGATGCGAAAAAATTCTTGCCGCACATCCAGCAAGACAAATTTCCGGCTCAAACTCTCGCTGCTGAAATTTATTTGGACTCTGGCGTCCGTACGATGGAGAGAGGAATTGTTTCGGCCGGAAGAAATAAAGTTACCGGAGATCATAACTATCCAAAATTGGAATTGGTTAGATTGACCTTCCCGCGCCGTGTCTACACACAAGCACATATGGATGTGACATTTGAATCAATAGTCGAAGTGTTTGAAAAACGCAAATC